The Gossypium arboreum isolate Shixiya-1 chromosome 4, ASM2569848v2, whole genome shotgun sequence DNA segment CCCATTTTTGACATATATTTGGACATAGGTATAAGGATATGATCCTCTAAGGACTCTCCAAATATatgaaaaccttgaaattttaaatatacgTATGTTGGAAAAATACTGGAGCCTGAATACCATAGGATCTCTGCTGTGGTTGCAAGAGAAATACAAATCCCTATCATGTTGCCAAGCTCACGTTGTTTCTCTTCTGGTTTGTCACTCCATTGCCTTTTCTGTGTTTGTTTTACAGCTGGAACGTGTGCAAAAGAGGCTTTCAGATAAGAAAATAAAACTTCAGATCACGGATGCTGCTGTTCAGCTTTTTGGTAATCTTGGTTACGATCCAAACTATGGTGCTAGACCAGTAAAAAGAGTGATTCAACAGAATGTTGAAAATGAACTTGCCAAGGGCATCTTGAGAGGGGAGTTCAAAGATGAGGATACCATCTTGGTAGACACCGAGCAAATGGCAGTTCCGAATGGCCCGATCCCCCAGCAAAAGCTAGTCTTCAAGAGACTCAATGGTGATTTGGATACTCAAGCAATAGGTAGTCAAGAAGCTTTATCAAAGACTGTCTGAGAGTTGCTCTTTAAAGTTTTTACCGAATTAATATAGGTTTTACACAATTTTGAGCGAAGGAAATACCTCAGCTCACTTTAGAATCTCTTGCATATTGTATATGACATCTTTTTTTAAGTTTTACCGACGATTCAATGCGTCAAAAATACCGCTCGTGGCTCTCAATATTTTCTTTGCTTACCTAACTCCACTCTGGCTCCCCAATGTCTCAGTTCCAAGATGACAAATGCAAGAACTCCTATAAGTATTCTTTCTGTGACATGAAGTAAAATTTCAAAGGTTGGAATGGATAGTAACTGCCAAATCTAAAGTGTGATGGACAGTGAGCCCTGCTGCCAGATTGCCATGCCATGGCATATGATGACAGTATGGATAATTGATGGGCATGCACATGGATAATGAATTTAATTCATGATACTCTAATATTTCAAGACTCTTTAACAGGCAGAGAACATGCCAGAATGGGATCAAATTGATTTTTAGCACTATATCCTACATTTGGTGTATGTATTATAAGGTATTTCAAAAGAAATTATGAAAGCATGGGCAACAGCTTAGACTACTTCAGTCAGAGTGCATATGAACCAGGCTAGGTGAGGTTTAGGTTAACACCATTTATATTTACAAATTACTAACTTCATTTGCAAATTGTCATATTTATATTGACATGGCTTTAACCTCACCTATATTTGTATTCTAATATTGTTCTTTTAATTATTGTATAGATAGTATAACATATGAAACTGAAAGGAGGTCAAGCCATATCTAGCAAGTTTTCGAGGTAAGTaacttagaaaaataaaataaaactaacttCAATCACTTTATATTTGAACAGAAGCTTAACTGGTCAGTTCATGTGACCATCAAAGCTTGAAAATAATCCTCCTCTCAATGCTCACAATTGGCAACTTGGTTGCTCTCCCAAATGACTATCCTTATAAGTAGCGTGTACAAACATATCAAGTATTTTGATCCCGATATACTGATTTATCCCAATCATAACATATGGAAGATTACTTGAACATAATATTTATACGAGAATCCCAGTCAATGAGTAAATTTGACGTCAGCTCGAATTTAAGTACTTCAATTCTGTGTTATCACCCCTTTGCAACTAGCATTTTGGCAAAAAGGAAAAGCACAAGCAGTGAATCTATGTAACAGGAACGATGAAATCTTATAAAATTAGGATCCAGAGGTACCCTTTTTGAAGGTATCATAAAAGATGGCGAATGAATGTAATAGATAGAAACAAGGACCTCGTCAAAAATCAGATTCGGAGATACCTATTTCAGAGGTCAATGGAAAACAGGCTTTCAAAACCAGGATGATTTTTCTTAAAGAAAAGCAAGTAAACAGAGTGAATGAATGATCTAAACAACAACTTCATGAACTATTGGAGAAGCCAATCATCTATTCAAACCTATATGAGCCATACATAAATGTACAAAGTACGGAATATTACACGTTTCACACTGACCATCATTAGAACAATGTATAATTGAAAAAAGCAAATGGTTAGCAATAGCTTCTAACCCTTCTAGAAAACACTTGGTGAGGGCTTTAGACAAAGCAACCAAACACCAGAGAGAGGAGGCCGAGTTATGATGGTTGATTTCAGGTTCAGAGAACCAAGGTTAGTACTGTCCATCTTGTCTCCACACCATCTATATCTGATCCACCAGGAGATCAATCCACACATGAGATGACAAACAAACTGCAAAGAACATGATATACTTAGATATAGGCATGTTTTGTCAGTTAAGAACTCGCACAAACTCCCAAGAAAAGATTATTAACCACGTCCACATCATACACATTCCTGGTTATATATCGGAAAGGGTAGTTTATGTAATTTTAGCAAAAATTGAATTAAGCTCACTAAGAAAGTACATTTGCGCCAGGGAATTCGATGGAGAAAAAGAAGGGTCTTATGGTTCTTCCCTTACAATATGAATAGACTGTCAACTATCTTTCTCATATTCAAGAAATAAACGATGTAGGTAGCAGTAAGGATGATGTACTCTAAAAATCATGGGAAATGTCTACCAGGCAACCAAGAACGGGTATTTTGCGCTTGAACTAACCATAAATAATCATTTCCAATTTTCTCAGAAGTTATAACCCCCTTCCTTTCTGATAAAATATGAATTCTAACTACATGAATTACCTGGTTTGCATTCAAATTATCACTCTGATTCAGATCCCTCTTCAGAATCAGACAATGGCAAAAGGGTGCAGATGCCAAGCATATGACCATTTAGGCACACGTAATACTCTATACAATCCTCATAAGCACCCAACCTACAGCTTGCACTTTGTGGTATCATCTTAGCTTGCAGCATGTCCCACAACTTTGCCTTACAATAAGGGCACACTGCTGTTGGATGAAGCTTGGCTGCCCTGTCAATCAACATCTTCCGAACCTTGGACACCAAGAATGACTTGAAAACTCCTCGGAAAAATCCCACATCACCCTCATCCCCTTGGTCCAGATGTTCACAAGGGTCAGACACATATAAAATATCAGTCCGGCATTGCGGTAAAAGGAAGCTCTTCCCTGAGGTCCTAGAGAACCTGGTCCTGTAAACAAAATGACCAGGGATCTGAACACTATTGAACAAGCGACCACCGCTACAACCTGAACAATAGATAAGTAGTTTTCCAAGGGCTCTCCAGTTCCCATCAACACTGTGACTTCCACTAGACTGCAGATCAAGCATCATCTTTGGGGCCCTTGTTTTGCAGAATTCTTTCCATAGTACTCTCTTGGCAAGATCATCAAACCATTTGCATACGCATGAAAGAGTCGCAATCAACTTCGGATTCCAGTTGAGTTGTTGAAACACTAAGAAAATCACATCTTCACTTAGATGACCCTTTGTGCATTGACAACTAGACGAGTGTATACAACGATACTGCTTTGTTAGGATCATTGTCCCCAGCCAGCGAAAGAAACAATGATCCTATTTCCTGGTTAAGCAAGCCAACAAAAATCACAATTACACACCACGATTTAGTATCTTGGAGTTGAATATCCAGTATATGAACCAGATAGCTTGGCATAAGCAGTAAATCGGAGATGGAGACTAACAGCATAATGAAAGAGCAAAAATTAAAGACTtaaaaactaaaaccataaagtCCAAAATTATTTTCTCGGAACAAAATTAAGCAAAGAAGACTAAGGTTTCATTGTAAATTCATGCCTTAAGACCAATTCTAGCTGAGCTGCTTAGGCAGCAGTTCCCAGGAAACTCAGGGGGGTGGATCTACAGATGGCTTTCGATTCTAATTTTAGATCAAGATTATAGTTTCCCATGCCCGAAAAGAAAAATTAGGATGTCTGAGTTCGATCCATAATCTGCAATATGATGGATTAAATTACATTTGAACTCCAAGATTTTTCATTTTTTCTACAAAGATACCATAACAGCATCGATGAGAGTTCTCAATGCTAGATTTCaacaatgaattaaaaacaatatCTTATCTTAATTGCATGTCAAATGTGACTCTAAACAGGTTGGATGCTCCAATAGAAGAAAGCTAAATCAATAAGCTAGTTTGAGGTCCCATCAAAGGGTGGGGAAACCCGAAACACAGAAATACAATGTACCATCTAAGAAGGGGAATGAATTTTTGGAGAATGGATAGCAATGGAGAATCATACTTTTATTAAACTAGAATTTCGATTTTAACTTCAAAATTCCTCATACTTCACAATCAATCACAACTTTTATACATATTTCCATATTAGCCAAAGCAGTTGTTTACTTTATAGCAAAGTCACTTAATTTTCTTCTCAACGAAACTTAATTAGATTCTTAGATGAACAAGATAATATAAAGAACTTAATTTATTCTACCAATGCATGCCATTAATTTATCAAAGCTCAGATCCAAAGGTAAAACACACTTAAAATACAAAACCATTTTACCAATTCAACTCAAATGCTTAACCCAAACAAAACCCCTTTTCAAGTCTTCACTAAATTCTCCAAAACCCACATTGTAAATTAAGAAACAAAAACCCCTCAAGAACTAAGCCCGTTACAAATTAAACAAAacttaagcaaaaaaaaaaaaaaaggcaacaaAAAATTATGAGATCAAAGCCAAAACTCCCACCTTCACCTTGAAAGAATCTTTCTTTACATAGTCTTTAGACCTTTAAAAATAGAGAGAAATacactgcaaaaaaaaaaaaagaaaaatgaacaaaaaGTAATTTAGGGTTTCCCTGCATGTGGTAACAATATCCAAACCTGcaaaaaaaatgtcaaaaaattcCCTTATAAAAAAAAGTTTACACGAGGAATTAAATCTGGGTTTCAACGTCAGTAGAAGAGTACTTCGGTAAACTAAAAaaaatcttcttctttttttgtcaCTGAAAAATTTCTCCAAAAGAAATCAAATTGCAGAGAAACGGTGATGAGAGAAGActgaagaaggaaagaaagaagctTTGGGTTTTCATACACAAGAaagaaaaatacaatattaaatattttaagagaAATTAATCGTACAACTTGGCTTTCTTTCGCACATCAATGACCAATTATATTAATCCACGTGTAACCTAGAAAATCTATATAGTTTTAGGTCGACTGCTTATCACTACGTGGCGTCAATTCATTGGAGGTGGTTTAAGGGTTGAGACTTTCAGGGTTTTGAAAATTTAGCCCATAATTTTATACTGTtaacttgttttaatatttttgtgttgGACCTAAAAACGTAAAATGACAAAGAAGTATTCTGTCCACAGAAAGATTCTTAACCAGTCATGTTCTGCCACGTATAAATATCGAATTTTTGGAAGTTTATTGATTTGTTTTACTTAGGTGGCATCTCCCAATTGGCTGTTTCCCTTTTTTTTCATTGCACGAAATTTGAAGGGTTCTTTTGTTGATCTTTGCCtttctttttctcaattttttcaaaagcaattttttttttacaagttGATTGAATGATAATAACATATATGACGTCATGTCTTTGGCTTTTTCTTGCAAATGTTGTgaatttcttcttcattttttttttcttaaagatGCTTTTCTTAAATatctgtaaataaataaaatttaacattgttataaaataaagaaaaggttTAATACATTATTTCCTACTTGAGTTTATgatatttgtaaatttttatcAATATGATACTTATATGTTACAAAAATTATACAATTTAGTATTGAAGGTtaaatttttagtatttaattcgagttttaaggttaatttggtaaatatttataattaagcaATTATCGCAAGCAAATTAAACACAAAGTTAAATAGATTCATAATTAACACTAAACTTATTCTATTAAGAAAATCATAAAAGTTCAAACTCgataatattagcaattaacttcTATCAAATTAAATCTAAAACTCAATTAAACACTAAAATGTT contains these protein-coding regions:
- the LOC108460334 gene encoding EID1-like F-box protein 2, producing MILTKQYRCIHSSSCQCTKGHLSEDVIFLVFQQLNWNPKLIATLSCVCKWFDDLAKRVLWKEFCKTRAPKMMLDLQSSGSHSVDGNWRALGKLLIYCSGCSGGRLFNSVQIPGHFVYRTRFSRTSGKSFLLPQCRTDILYVSDPCEHLDQGDEGDVGFFRGVFKSFLVSKVRKMLIDRAAKLHPTAVCPYCKAKLWDMLQAKMIPQSASCRLGAYEDCIEYYVCLNGHMLGICTLLPLSDSEEGSESE